CCGAACTCGTAGAAGTCATGGTGGCCGATGTCGGACGTGCCGAGAAAAGTACGCATATTCACCACCGAGCGCTGCGTGACGGCCGCGCGGAAGCGATGCGTGCGGCCAATGGCGTAGTTGGTCATATAGCCGCCGTAGCTGCCGCCGGTAATGCCGATCCGCTTCCGGTCCACGAACGGCTGCGCTTCTAAGAAATCGGCGGCGGCCATGATGTCGTTGAAATCGTCGGTGCCCCACGCGTTGGTGATAGCAGCGGCGAAGTCGCGGCCGTAGCCCTGCGAGCCGCGCGGATTGGTGTAGAAAACGATAAAACCCTGCGCCGCGAGGTACTGCATCTCGTGGAAGTACACCCGCCCGTACTGGCAGCGCGGCCCGCCGTGCACCTGCAGGATCGCCGGATACTTTTTAGTTGCCTTGAAATCGGGCGGCGTGACCAGCCAGCCGTGCAGTCGCGTGCCGTCTCCCGAACGGAAACGGATTTCTTTTGTCTTGCCGAGAATGCGCGACGGGAAATACTCGGGCGTGCTCTCGGCCAGTTTCACGAATGAGAGTCTGCGCGCGGTGTTGTCGGCGCAGAAATGAACGTCGGCGGTCGTCGTGAAGTCACGATGAATGAGCGCGAGTCCCTTGCCGCGTACCGTGAACGTCGGAACTTGCCCGCGAGCAGGCCAAATGCGCTCGGGATCGCCGGGCTTGATGGAAGCGCGCACCAAATACGTATCGCCTTCATCCGTCACTTGATAGAACAGGTGGCGGCTGTCCGCGCTCCAGAAAACCGGCGGCACCGCCAGTCCGTAGCCGAGATCACCGAGCGTTTCGTCTCCCGCCTGGCGGTCGAAATGCGGAGTGAGATCGCGTCGTTTGCCCGTCTTCAGATCGAGCAGATGCGGATGAAACGTCTCCACGCCCCAGCCGCCGCGCAGATTGTGATGACCGAGATAGACCAGATAGCGGCCGTTGGGACTGACCGCCACCGCCACTTTTTCGCCGAGCGGAACGTTGTACTCCGAGCGTTTGCCGGTGCGCAGATTCAGCTCGAAGATCGCCGAATGAAACGGATTCTGATCGGGATCGCGGTGGACGTTGGTCACGTAGGCGATCTGCCAACCGTTTTGCGAAACGTGCCAGCATTCCACGTCGGCCTTGCCCTGGGTCAACGCGGTCAGCTTCTTCGTCTGTAGATCGAGGCGGTAGAGCTGCCAGCGCGCTTCCGGGAAGAATCCGTCGCCGTCGAGTTTGTAGAAAAGCCGGGTGATTTTACGCACAGCCGGCGGCTTCGTTTCCGGCTCCTTACCTTCGGTCACGGCCTTGTCCGCTTCCGGATCGGGATCGGGCGTGCGGAAGCGAAGTATCAGCACGCGGTCGTCTTGCGCCCACTGCACCAGACCGATGTTCCCGCGGGTGCTGAACACTTCTGCGGGCGCGCCGCCTTCGCGCGAAACGATGAAAATGCGATCCAGCCCCTTCTCATGGCGGACGAAGGCCAGCCGCGAGCCGTCCATACTCCACGCCGGCGCGCGGTCGGTGTGCTCGCCGCGCGTCCACTGCCGCGACTCAATCCGTTCCGTATCGAGAACGTGCAGATTGGCGAAGTATTTCTTCTTTTCGAGATCGCACCACTCGAGCGTATAGGCCAAGAGCTTGCCGTCGGGATGCAGCGCCAGCGAGCGCGGCAGACGAAAACGGGAAAAGTCATCGGCGAGAACGCGAGACTTGTTGATCGCAGTTCGGGGAGCCAAGCAGGATTCCTTTCCAATTGTCGG
The sequence above is a segment of the bacterium genome. Coding sequences within it:
- a CDS encoding S9 family peptidase, whose product is MAPRTAINKSRVLADDFSRFRLPRSLALHPDGKLLAYTLEWCDLEKKKYFANLHVLDTERIESRQWTRGEHTDRAPAWSMDGSRLAFVRHEKGLDRIFIVSREGGAPAEVFSTRGNIGLVQWAQDDRVLILRFRTPDPDPEADKAVTEGKEPETKPPAVRKITRLFYKLDGDGFFPEARWQLYRLDLQTKKLTALTQGKADVECWHVSQNGWQIAYVTNVHRDPDQNPFHSAIFELNLRTGKRSEYNVPLGEKVAVAVSPNGRYLVYLGHHNLRGGWGVETFHPHLLDLKTGKRRDLTPHFDRQAGDETLGDLGYGLAVPPVFWSADSRHLFYQVTDEGDTYLVRASIKPGDPERIWPARGQVPTFTVRGKGLALIHRDFTTTADVHFCADNTARRLSFVKLAESTPEYFPSRILGKTKEIRFRSGDGTRLHGWLVTPPDFKATKKYPAILQVHGGPRCQYGRVYFHEMQYLAAQGFIVFYTNPRGSQGYGRDFAAAITNAWGTDDFNDIMAAADFLEAQPFVDRKRIGITGGSYGGYMTNYAIGRTHRFRAAVTQRSVVNMRTFLGTSDIGHHDFYEFGGHYWENPDGYDAMSPLTYANNVRTPLLIMHNEDDLRCSIEQAEQLFGRLKVLGKAPVEFWRFPEESHSLSRGGRPDRRIARLEGIAAWFKKWMK